The following coding sequences are from one Methanococcoides orientis window:
- a CDS encoding nucleotidyltransferase domain-containing protein encodes MIKTRIRDFIITKDDWIFAVADYFHPDGVRCILRYVPDESGDRQLNGMSYRKYDFDVSFDFMRENKPEWVQDVHIVPEDQVKQVLYPSDPVPELINQDGRVKAVADVLLSAGIPLEKMGVTGSFLPGLQNEQSDVDFVVYGNDWFRARDAISAAKEKGGFIEDIDEDMWHRIYNKRIPEISYEEFILHEKRKGNRGMVGGTYFDLLFVRDWDQINEPLSRGTDVGTMRIEATVTDDGLAFDNPSVYKVDHDEIDHVLSYTHTYAGQALEGEVIDAQGVVEQVGDIKRLVVGTSREPKGEWIRSLTLLEKNS; translated from the coding sequence ATGATAAAGACACGTATCAGAGATTTCATTATTACAAAAGATGACTGGATATTTGCAGTGGCTGACTACTTTCATCCTGATGGGGTGAGGTGTATATTAAGGTACGTTCCGGATGAATCTGGTGACCGTCAGCTAAACGGTATGAGCTATCGAAAATACGATTTCGATGTTTCTTTCGATTTTATGCGTGAGAACAAGCCTGAGTGGGTACAGGATGTTCACATCGTCCCTGAAGATCAGGTGAAGCAAGTTCTTTATCCCTCAGATCCTGTCCCTGAACTCATAAATCAGGATGGGAGGGTGAAGGCTGTTGCAGATGTGCTACTCAGTGCTGGCATTCCTCTTGAAAAAATGGGCGTTACCGGATCATTCCTTCCTGGATTGCAAAATGAACAGTCTGATGTTGATTTTGTTGTCTATGGCAATGATTGGTTCAGGGCAAGAGATGCAATTTCAGCTGCAAAGGAGAAGGGCGGTTTTATTGAAGATATCGATGAGGATATGTGGCATCGAATATACAACAAGCGCATCCCTGAGATCTCCTATGAGGAATTCATCCTTCATGAAAAGCGCAAGGGTAACAGGGGCATGGTTGGAGGTACCTATTTCGATCTGCTGTTCGTGCGTGACTGGGATCAGATAAATGAGCCACTTTCACGAGGCACAGACGTTGGTACTATGAGGATCGAAGCAACAGTTACTGATGATGGACTTGCTTTTGATAATCCTTCTGTTTACAAGGTTGACCACGATGAGATCGATCATGTGTTGTCATACACTCATACCTATGCAGGGCAGGCTCTGGAAGGAGAGGTCATTGATGCACAGGGTGTCGTCGAACAGGTGGGTGACATCAAGAGACTTGTAGTGGGCACTTCCAGAGAGCCAAAGGGTGAGTGGATAAGATCCCTGACATTGCTTGAGAAGAACAGTTAA
- a CDS encoding DUF2098 domain-containing protein yields the protein MDEEASVVDVVVDVNGAPITIGSNVRYINTDTIGEIVEIKTDDEGTWALLDTTELYYRVDTLQITDKKASAGKEYAISEEEMKERIKRQAEDAQSSTLEEVFQATGGG from the coding sequence TTGGATGAAGAGGCTTCAGTTGTCGATGTAGTTGTTGATGTAAACGGTGCCCCAATAACTATTGGCAGCAATGTCAGGTATATCAATACAGATACCATTGGAGAAATTGTCGAAATCAAAACAGATGATGAAGGCACATGGGCACTTCTCGATACAACCGAGCTTTATTACAGGGTGGACACTCTACAGATCACAGATAAAAAAGCAAGTGCAGGCAAAGAATACGCAATTTCAGAAGAAGAGATGAAAGAACGTATCAAAAGGCAAGCCGAAGATGCACAATCAAGCACATTGGAAGAAGTATTCCAGGCAACAGGAGGAGGTTAA
- the mptA gene encoding GTP cyclohydrolase MptA: MELPVAQFPDVQANKPQIPINLTRVGVTEVKKLVEIKRKDKRPIVLISTFEIFVDLPSDRKGANLSRNFEAIDEVLEKAINMPVYEIEELCSDVARNLLGRHEYATRSEVRMKSEYVVKRESPSTKMQCQEVVDIFAEAIATRPNEEDIDVKKLIGAEVVGMTACPCAQEIMRDNAKAALRELGVDLETVINFLNKVPMATHNQRGRGIISLEVSGDVVISLDTIIEIIENSMSSSIVELLKRSDEALVVERAHKNPKFVEDCVRTMAKKIVSEFTHVPDEAIVTIKQINEESIHRHNAFAERVALLGKLRDEIENN; the protein is encoded by the coding sequence ATGGAGCTTCCAGTTGCGCAATTCCCTGACGTACAAGCAAATAAACCACAAATACCTATAAACCTTACACGCGTAGGTGTGACCGAAGTAAAAAAACTTGTTGAGATCAAACGAAAAGACAAGCGTCCGATCGTACTTATTTCAACTTTTGAAATCTTCGTGGACCTACCTTCAGATCGTAAAGGTGCAAATCTCTCTCGTAATTTTGAGGCAATCGATGAGGTTCTTGAAAAGGCCATCAATATGCCTGTTTATGAGATAGAGGAACTCTGCAGCGATGTTGCAAGGAACCTTCTGGGCAGGCACGAGTATGCCACACGCTCCGAAGTACGCATGAAAAGTGAATACGTGGTCAAAAGAGAATCACCATCCACCAAAATGCAATGTCAGGAAGTTGTGGATATATTTGCAGAGGCCATTGCCACAAGACCAAACGAAGAAGATATTGATGTCAAAAAGCTCATCGGTGCAGAAGTTGTCGGCATGACCGCCTGCCCATGTGCCCAGGAAATTATGAGAGACAATGCAAAGGCAGCACTGCGCGAACTTGGTGTTGACCTCGAAACCGTCATTAATTTCCTGAACAAGGTCCCAATGGCAACTCACAACCAGAGAGGACGTGGCATAATCTCACTTGAGGTCAGCGGTGACGTAGTGATCTCACTGGATACGATCATTGAGATCATTGAAAATTCAATGAGCTCCAGTATTGTCGAGCTTCTCAAACGTTCAGACGAGGCACTTGTTGTAGAAAGAGCTCACAAGAACCCTAAGTTCGTTGAAGATTGTGTCAGGACAATGGCAAAGAAAATTGTCAGCGAGTTCACACATGTCCCTGACGAGGCTATTGTTACGATCAAGCAGATCAACGAAGAGAGCATACACAGGCATAATGCATTTGCAGAAAGGGTTGCACTTCTCGGTAAACTAAGAGACGAGATAGAGAACAATTAA
- a CDS encoding non-histone chromosomal MC1 family protein produces MSETRNFVLRDSKGKEHGVFTGKQPRQAALKVANRGKGTKSKPEKIMLRERGTKKVHVFLGWKQMVAAPKNKPDWMPDKINKPFVKKQKPGIIKLDKI; encoded by the coding sequence ATGTCTGAAACAAGAAACTTTGTGTTACGAGACAGTAAGGGTAAAGAACATGGCGTATTCACCGGTAAACAGCCACGTCAGGCAGCTCTTAAAGTTGCTAACCGGGGCAAGGGTACCAAATCCAAGCCAGAAAAGATCATGCTTCGTGAGCGTGGCACTAAGAAAGTACATGTGTTCCTTGGATGGAAGCAAATGGTCGCTGCACCAAAGAACAAACCTGACTGGATGCCTGACAAGATCAACAAGCCATTCGTCAAGAAACAGAAGCCAGGTATTATCAAACTGGACAAGATCTAA
- the argB gene encoding acetylglutamate kinase, producing the protein MTGKRENVLIEALPYIRDFHDSVMVIKVGGHAMVNPSVMNDIMQDVVLLRFVGIHPVIVHGGGPEITEKMERMGKKPEFVGGLRITDDETMEIARMVLVGNINTKIVSLIGKHGGKGVGLSGKDGKMIMARKKATQRIMIEDVEHDVDLGWVGETEIINPELINIVTANDYIPVISPIAMDVEGNALNINADTVAGDLADALHAKKLILMTDVPGVLRDQSDRSSRISRIRVDEVESLIEEGIISGGMIPKMRSAGASVLGGVERVHIIDGSVSHSVLLELFTDQGIGTMVYQDTE; encoded by the coding sequence ATGACAGGAAAAAGAGAGAACGTTCTGATCGAAGCTCTTCCTTATATCCGGGATTTCCATGACTCTGTAATGGTGATCAAGGTCGGAGGGCATGCTATGGTCAATCCTTCTGTTATGAACGACATCATGCAGGATGTTGTCCTTTTACGTTTTGTAGGGATCCATCCGGTCATTGTTCATGGCGGTGGGCCTGAGATCACTGAAAAAATGGAGCGTATGGGGAAGAAACCTGAGTTCGTAGGTGGATTAAGGATAACCGATGATGAGACCATGGAGATCGCACGCATGGTTCTTGTGGGCAACATCAATACGAAGATCGTATCCCTGATAGGAAAACATGGTGGAAAGGGTGTAGGTCTTTCAGGAAAAGATGGGAAAATGATAATGGCCAGGAAAAAGGCCACTCAGCGGATTATGATCGAGGACGTCGAGCATGATGTGGACCTTGGCTGGGTCGGAGAGACCGAGATCATCAATCCGGAACTCATTAACATCGTCACAGCTAATGATTATATTCCTGTTATCTCGCCGATCGCAATGGATGTGGAAGGTAATGCATTGAACATCAATGCTGACACTGTCGCCGGTGATCTTGCAGATGCTTTGCACGCAAAGAAATTGATATTGATGACGGATGTTCCGGGAGTTCTCAGGGACCAGTCGGACAGGTCCAGCCGTATCTCCCGTATAAGGGTGGATGAAGTGGAGTCACTGATAGAAGAAGGCATTATAAGCGGCGGAATGATCCCAAAAATGAGAAGTGCCGGGGCAAGTGTACTTGGTGGCGTGGAGCGCGTCCACATAATAGATGGTAGTGTATCCCATTCTGTCCTGCTCGAGCTTTTCACCGATCAGGGAATTGGTACGATGGTATATCAGGACACGGAATAA
- a CDS encoding archaeosine biosynthesis radical SAM protein RaSEA yields MSLNKAVLDIRNRQRIKPSSNDYPAAVWRSTDHFNGETADTLTIIFKTSGCWWGKAGGCTMCGFVYDSAKVPPTPEELEKQLENAMHKGERLERFMVKIFTSGSFLDEKEIPVETRKNILGKLAADERVFKVIVESRPEFVTDEILKSCIDALGDTPFEVAIGLETSSDNIRKNSINKGFKFTDYTNAATVARNNGVTMKAYLLLKPLFLSEKEALEDIVKTIDDVAEHAQTISINLCNVQNGTYVEHLWQRGQYRPPWLWSIVEILQRAKQKHPELVITSDPVGAGSKRGPHNCKKCSRDVSDAVHLYSRTQDLRVLEELNCECKDLWKKVLELDDLTYGSPILD; encoded by the coding sequence ATGTCACTCAACAAAGCCGTACTGGACATACGCAACCGCCAGCGTATAAAGCCATCATCTAATGACTATCCTGCTGCTGTCTGGAGGAGTACTGATCACTTCAACGGAGAAACAGCAGATACACTGACGATCATCTTCAAGACATCAGGATGCTGGTGGGGAAAGGCGGGCGGCTGCACTATGTGTGGCTTTGTCTATGATAGTGCAAAGGTTCCCCCAACACCTGAAGAACTTGAGAAGCAGCTTGAGAATGCCATGCACAAAGGTGAAAGACTTGAGCGATTCATGGTCAAGATATTTACCTCAGGCAGCTTCCTCGATGAAAAAGAGATACCTGTTGAGACAAGGAAGAACATACTGGGAAAGCTGGCAGCGGATGAGCGTGTGTTCAAAGTTATCGTTGAAAGCAGACCAGAATTTGTCACCGACGAGATCCTGAAGTCCTGCATTGATGCTCTTGGAGATACACCATTTGAGGTCGCCATCGGTCTTGAAACAAGTTCAGATAATATTCGCAAGAATTCCATAAACAAAGGATTCAAGTTCACTGATTATACTAATGCGGCAACAGTGGCCAGAAACAATGGGGTAACCATGAAAGCTTACCTGTTGTTAAAACCACTTTTCCTCTCGGAAAAGGAAGCATTGGAAGACATTGTCAAGACCATTGATGACGTTGCTGAACATGCACAGACCATTTCAATCAACCTGTGCAATGTGCAGAACGGTACCTATGTGGAACACCTGTGGCAAAGAGGTCAATACAGGCCACCATGGTTATGGAGTATTGTTGAGATACTTCAGCGAGCGAAACAGAAGCATCCGGAACTTGTCATCACTTCAGATCCGGTAGGTGCAGGCTCAAAACGTGGCCCGCATAACTGTAAGAAATGCAGCAGGGATGTATCGGATGCCGTACATCTTTATTCCAGAACTCAGGACCTGAGGGTACTTGAAGAGCTTAACTGCGAATGCAAGGATCTATGGAAGAAAGTTCTTGAGCTGGACGATCTTACCTATGGAAGCCCCATACTGGATTAA